A window of Jannaschia sp. M317 contains these coding sequences:
- a CDS encoding L,D-transpeptidase, which produces MGSSTRRSLLLGAAATLATPSLLRAQQADYSPRAVPDPVETRRNLSSFERIDWREHFESLGVATIICDTTSRALHFWNGTGTDYRLYPTSVPMTDELTRRGYTEIVRKRVGPTWTPTQAMRERDPTLPDFMEAGPGNPLGTHAMYLSWPAYLIHGTHDTRKIGRRSSSGCIGLYNEKIAELFAITPVGTQVRVI; this is translated from the coding sequence ATGGGTAGTTCGACACGCCGATCTCTGCTGCTGGGGGCCGCCGCGACCCTCGCCACACCCAGCCTGCTGCGCGCGCAGCAGGCGGATTATTCGCCGCGCGCCGTGCCGGATCCGGTCGAGACGCGCCGCAACCTGTCCAGTTTCGAACGGATCGACTGGCGCGAGCATTTCGAGTCGCTGGGGGTCGCAACGATCATCTGCGACACGACAAGCCGTGCGCTGCATTTCTGGAACGGGACGGGCACCGATTACCGGCTCTACCCGACGTCCGTTCCGATGACCGATGAATTGACCCGCCGTGGCTACACGGAGATCGTGCGCAAACGCGTCGGCCCCACCTGGACGCCGACTCAGGCCATGCGCGAACGCGATCCGACCTTGCCGGACTTCATGGAGGCCGGGCCAGGCAATCCCCTGGGCACGCATGCCATGTATCTCAGCTGGCCAGCCTATCTGATCCATGGAACCCACGACACGCGCAAGATCGGCCGCCGGTCGTCGTCTGGCTGCATCGGGCTCTATAACGAAAAGATTGCCGAGCTGTTTGCGATCACGCCCGTTGGGACCCAGGTCCGCGTGATCTGA
- a CDS encoding CoA-acylating methylmalonate-semialdehyde dehydrogenase → MQQIGHWLDGAEVAGGERKAEVFNPATGEVQAQLALASKAELDRAVEIAAAAQPKWEATNPQRRARVLMKFVDLLNRDMDKLAEALSREHGKTFVDAKGDVQRGLEVVEFCIGAPHHLKGDFTDSAGPGIDMYSMRQALGVTAGITPFNFPAMIPMWMFAPAIACGNAFILKPSERDPSVPMMLAALMEEAGLPKGILQVVNGDKEAVDAILDNPVIQSVGFVGSTPIAAYIYERASANGKRAQCFGGAKNHMIIMPDADMDQAADALVGAGYGAAGERCMAISVAVPVGEDTADRLIEKLAPRVEALKVGPYTSGDDVDFGPVVTEAAKANILRLIQSGKDAGAKAVVDGSDMKVQGYENGFFVGPVLFDNVTKDMEIYQKEIFGPVLSCVRAQTYEEALGLAMDHEYGNGTAIFTRDGDAARDFAKRVNVGMVGVNVPIPVPLAYHTFGGWKKSMFGDLNQHGPDSFKFYTRTKTVTARWPSGIKEGGEFSIPVME, encoded by the coding sequence ATGCAACAGATCGGACATTGGCTTGACGGCGCAGAGGTCGCGGGCGGCGAGCGAAAGGCAGAGGTTTTCAACCCCGCCACCGGCGAAGTGCAGGCGCAACTGGCCCTCGCCTCCAAGGCGGAACTGGACCGCGCGGTCGAGATCGCCGCCGCGGCACAGCCCAAGTGGGAGGCGACAAACCCCCAGCGCCGTGCCCGCGTTCTGATGAAATTCGTGGATCTGCTGAACCGCGACATGGACAAGCTGGCCGAGGCGTTGTCGCGCGAACATGGCAAGACCTTTGTGGATGCCAAGGGCGACGTGCAGCGCGGGCTGGAAGTTGTCGAGTTCTGCATCGGTGCCCCCCATCACCTGAAAGGGGACTTCACCGACAGCGCGGGCCCGGGCATCGACATGTATTCCATGCGCCAGGCCCTGGGCGTCACGGCGGGCATCACGCCCTTCAACTTCCCGGCCATGATCCCGATGTGGATGTTCGCGCCCGCCATCGCCTGCGGCAACGCCTTTATCCTGAAGCCATCAGAGCGGGACCCGAGCGTTCCGATGATGCTGGCGGCCCTGATGGAAGAGGCGGGCCTGCCCAAAGGCATCCTGCAGGTGGTCAACGGCGACAAGGAAGCGGTCGATGCGATCCTGGACAACCCGGTTATCCAATCCGTTGGTTTCGTCGGGTCCACGCCCATCGCGGCCTACATCTATGAACGGGCCTCGGCCAACGGCAAGCGGGCCCAATGTTTCGGCGGTGCCAAGAACCACATGATCATCATGCCCGACGCGGACATGGATCAGGCGGCCGATGCGCTGGTCGGCGCCGGCTATGGCGCGGCTGGCGAACGCTGCATGGCGATTTCCGTGGCGGTCCCCGTGGGCGAAGACACCGCAGACCGTCTGATCGAAAAGCTCGCCCCGCGGGTCGAGGCGCTCAAGGTTGGCCCCTATACCTCTGGCGACGACGTGGACTTTGGCCCCGTTGTCACCGAGGCCGCCAAGGCAAACATCCTGCGTCTGATCCAATCCGGCAAGGACGCCGGTGCCAAGGCAGTCGTGGACGGCAGCGACATGAAGGTTCAGGGCTATGAAAACGGCTTCTTCGTCGGCCCCGTCCTGTTCGACAACGTCACCAAGGACATGGAGATCTACCAAAAGGAGATCTTCGGCCCGGTCCTGTCCTGCGTGCGCGCCCAGACTTACGAAGAGGCCCTGGGCCTGGCCATGGATCACGAATACGGCAATGGCACCGCGATCTTTACCCGCGACGGCGACGCGGCGCGCGATTTTGCCAAGCGTGTGAATGTGGGCATGGTGGGCGTCAACGTGCCGATCCCGGTGCCGCTGGCCTATCACACCTTTGGCGGCTGGAAGAAATCCATGTTCGGGGATTTGAACCAGCACGGGCCCGACAGCTTCAAGTTCTACACCCGCACCAAGACGGTCACGGCTCGCTGGCCGTCGGGGATCAAGGAAGGTGGCGAATTTTCCATCCCGGTGATGGAATAG